In Acomys russatus chromosome 13, mAcoRus1.1, whole genome shotgun sequence, the genomic stretch tctgtatctatctatctatctatctatctatctatctatctatctatcttctatctttctatctatctaacattatctatctatatatcatttatctatgtatctatttatctgctatctctctcttcttccgCCTCCTaataattatctatctatctatctatctatctatctatctatctatctatcatctatatttctatctatgatctatcatTTCTCTCTATTCATCTCCATATCTATCTCTTACTTATCTACATATCAATTAATCCATTTGTtgttctatctatcatctattatagCTTTAtaaggagaataaaaataaaagaaggaagctCAGATGTAAAAATTAAGTTTGGAAGTGAAATTGTagaaaaaatgtaaacttttctgaaaaagaaacaatattgaaATAGTATATTAAGGGTATGTGAAGAGGCCTTGATATATTTCTTCAGAGAAAGAGCCAAGAAGAGAGCATATTTTATTGAGAGGAAAGAAGGACAAAATTGCTGGATAAGTGGTAATGATACTTATTAGGCATGACTATGCATGAACCAGACCCATAGGACATTTTAATTAAGAGGTCAAATTCAATATTTGACGTattaataaagttaataaatttatttatttatagtagtctataacatttaaacattttaagacaatttaaaaatgaattaagatAGTGTAAGATAATTTTGGTAATGTTatggaattatttttatattaccaATGAAATGTACTCCTTTACTTATGCCATAGCTGTAACTTCCAGAAGGACTCAAACAACATGGCTCTTTGTTCTAGATCACTAAGAGTGACAGGTGTCCCTAATTGTAATCTCTTTCCAAGCTGAACACCTCAACTCATGATCTCAACTCTGAGTAACTATTGTCTTTCAAATCTTCACAAGTTGGGTCTGCTCTTATTGCCaactattcttatttattttttctaatctCTTTAAGATAACTTATGCTAGGTTTTCTTGATGCACATTTTAttcttatgattttgtttttgttttagttatgtTTTTTAGTCTGTTTCCCTAGTGGATCTGTTGGCTCATTCTATAGGAAAGTATCTTGAAGTCACTGACACcgtgaaaaatcaaaacagtattGGGTCCTGTAATCGAACAGAGAAGCACAGTTCTAGGCGGAATATTAAGAGTGGAAGACAAACACTTAAAATTAATAAACGAGGAGAATGAGCCATTGTTTCTAAGAATCTGAAGAAAATCTTGTTTCCCTTTGAAGAATATAACATATTCTTTATCTAATTCAACTAGTGTGGCTGAGGCTTGGGCAGCAAATTAGCTATGGATGGAAAGTGTCCAGCCCATGGTCTTTCAGGTGACACTGTTTCCCTGGGTCCTATAAAGGTTGTGTCTGAAGTTCTCAAGCATCAAGGAAGAgagacaccatgcctgcctcGAGGATGTTCCTGATCCTGCTCTCCATAGCCCTGCTGTCCCTGACTTCAGCTCAGAGAGACAGTGCAGGTAAGAGGGGAAAATGAGGTTGAAATTCCTGGTAAAGAATAGTCAGGCTGTTCCTTTTAAGAAACCAGTTCTTATCCAGAGAGTAGGTCAATGAAAATGGAGGCCATGTTAGTTTCTATATATGTATCACCAATGGGAAAATATGTGTCTGCAAATATGGGTGTATGATCTAAACCAGCATCTTTATAGTGTAAGATTTACTATTCGAACATACATAGATTTTCCACTTTCACTCAGTGTGAACAGTGCGTAGTTGCACTATTTCACCTGGatactttgtttcctttcccaCGAGCACCTGAACATTTAGAAATATTGAGAATTTTTCTTAAATCATGTGTAATAAAAGTTTCATTAATTAATTCTTCTCCGGATTCCTGAAATCATTTGCATTCCATGCAGAGCGTTACATTCAGTGAAGTACAGAGCTGCCATTGGAATATTTACTTACTGAAATCTGGCCAACTTCTGagtgaaatatattttagaatgttAGTAAAGTTTAAGTACTGCAAGATGATCAAAACAATCTGTTgctgaaaaaaaaactgagtttCTTATTAATGTGAAGAAATAAAGTACTACTTTACTTTAACATACTGGGTACAAGCAGGAGGCAAAATTGGAGTAGTCCAGTAATATGGCTCTGAGTTCTGATTGGTAGAAtgagatctttattttttttttttaagatggggtaaATGCATGACAAGATAGGATGGCGACTGTGGATGGCTACAAATGGACTCATGGagaataaacaatttttttttgcatcagaGAATTGGTGTTGATTGTATTAGATCAAAAGGATTTAGATAACTCCCTGAAATAAGCAGTCATTGTTTGAAAATGTTGTCTTCTGGGAGGAAGCTATGTGGGTAGAAATGTCTCACTAATGTAGACAGCAAGTGGCATGGCCATGGATTGTTTGATTCTCAAGTTGCCTCTTTTCAGGGAGTCAAATcgtcaagcatggtggtgcactctaAAGGAAGAAATTCAGCTGAATGCTTGACTTCCACTTTACTCCACGCTCAGTTCATGATGGGGAATAGGATTCTCCTTTTGGAAATGATGGTTCATTGTGTCAAAACcacatttacatatgtattatgtaatatatattatacataatataatatatatataattcacaagcatatatatatatacacacacaccttacacatGTGGGTAGTTGGAAAGTATTGACTGAAATAATAAATTTactatgtgtttttcttttaaaatcctaGATGATGATAACACTCAACAAGAAGGTCAGTCTCCATTTAAGCATATGCCTCATCCTCCTTCAGAATGAAAATACAttgatttttgcttatttttactttcttaatcTAGAAGTTCTAAAACTTGGATTTTGGAtgtttcaaaaatcaaagaaGTGAATACTCCCCAAGTGTTTTAGTAGTCCTTCTGTCACtgtctattactgtgataaactACATTGACTGAAAGCAatatggagaggaaagggtttatttaactAATACTTCCAGGAAATACTGCGTTATAAAATGAATTCAGGGTAGGACCTCAAGAAGGAGAAGAACTGAGAGGGAGGAGGTAATGCAGAGGACAAGGTTGAGCATGGCTTATGGGCTTCCTTCTTAAGGCTTCTCAGCCTATTTTCTTATACACAGCATGACCAGATGTCCAGGAGTGCAGTACGCACAGTGGGCTGCCCATCCCCCATTAATTACTAGTTAAGGCAATGCCCTGCATGCTTGCCTGCCTATAGCAGGATCTTAATGAGGCATTTCTCAAGTGAGGTTCATTTCTCTCAGAGGagtctagcttgtgccaagttgacataacacCAGCTAAACAACATATAAATCAGTGAATAGTgaacataatatataatttacttaAACATTATGTTTATGCTATCAGTAACTATTCTAAAAATGACATTGTGGAATCAAATAAGTAATGAACAAGTTTGTAGTCCTTAATTAGAAGGTCAAGGTAGTTTGTTCAGAGGACTAATGCATCACTGGACTACAGCGTCAGTTCAAGTCCAGGCCAAACAACTtagcaagagcctgtctcaaagtaaaGGAGATTTGGATGAGTGATAGAGTACTTCTGAATTGTGCATGGGACTCTAGGTTCAATCCATgacagcaaacaagcaaacaaagccatCGAAAGGCACATAAGAATTTGTATTAAGGATGTTTTCCAATTTGTTAATGATCTTTCCACTCAATTggtaatgtcattttaaaattttttgtacaTGAGTGTTGATCTTTCTTCACAGAATCCCTTGGAGTACAAGACTTGATCCAGCAACGTAAGATATTTCAGCTTCAGTTAATTTATTGGAAATTATCATGACTGATGTCTAGCAAGTTCCAGATTTCTGGTCTAGTTTAAAATGTCTCTAATTTTTAGATTGAAAAAAATTATgcctatgttttaaaaatttactcTCCCCTCTATTCTAATATTTAGTTACTAGCACCACTTTGTAAGAGGTTCaaaaatcaagaagaccaaattacaataataacaagaacaaaatgagaaagacaaagaaataatatgattatttttatttgtttgtttggttttttgcttgccttggctgtccttgtaaTGACACACCTTTTTAGAGTTTCCTGAAAGCAAATTCCGATTATTCAGATTTGGTTCATATTACCCTTGAGGTACTGACAATCCAATACATGGTGAAACTTGGGTATAACCAAGATCACTGTTAGgtaaataggaaaaatatttatagaCCTCAGAGCACAGGAGAAAGGAAACACCTCATGCAAGAGATGGTACAACCCATAGGTCAATCTATGTTTCTGTTATAATCTATACATTTATTCATTATACTGAAGTAAGTGTGAGGAGTTGAATATGTGAGTTAGTATCAGGGTGTGAAACATATTGTCCATAACATATTGATTTTCTACCCATTCTTTAAGCAACAGACATATTATGTCACAACATCTTTATATTATGACTTCTATCAGGCACTTAGATAATGGAACATGAATGGTTTCATATGGATCATGCCACGTCAAGTTCTGGCGTGGCCTTATATATTATTGGCAGGTGATTCAAAAGAGAGGGGAGAGTAAATTTGGGACAGAGAAGTAAGAAGCTCCTGACTAAGTAATTGTTCACACTTAGGCAAGGTCTCTCTGGCCCTACTCACCTCTATATTGGGCCTGGTCACTATCTAATACCATCTGTCCCAATAAAACAACCTCTCACTAGATCAAGTCCGTGGTAGATTCTATGATTGTCTTGTTAAGTTCATGGTGACCTTTCTCCATTTTTGATCTCTTCTGGACCTGTGTTCTCTTTCCCAAAACATTGGTGACCTATATGCAGAGAAAGATGGTATTAAGAACCATATCAGAGAAGAACTAAGTCAGAATGGTAATATGCCCATGATGTCAAGGAAAGGAAATAACGGTCAAAGTGGTAATAGAGGACCTGGTGGTGAAATCCTGAGAGGCCAGGGTCCTCAGAGTGGAAATCAACAAGCAAGTCGTGGCCAAGGAAAAGGTGGCCAAGGAGGTCGGGGCCAAGAAAAAGGTGGCCAAGGAGGTCGGGGCCAAAGAAAAGGTGGCCAAGGAGGTCGGGGCCAAAGAAAAGGtggccaaggaggccagagaggtaAGAGAGGTCTACATGACCAGAAACACCAGAAAGTCAAAATAGGCAAGCATGATAAGAAAGGCCAGAatttttccatattctggctattatgaataaggctgctatgaacatggttgagcaaattttcttgttgtgtgctggagcatcttctgggtatattccaaggagtggaatagctgggtcttaaggaagccctattcccatttttctgagatagcaccagatagatttccaaagtggctgtagtagtttgcattcccaccagcaatgaagaagtgttcctctctccccacatcctcgccagcatgtggtataaactgtggtacatatacactatggaatactactcagctattaaaaacaaggaattcccaaaatttgtggacaaatagattgagctagaaattatcataatgagtgagttaactcagaagcagaaagactcaaatggtatatactcaattatatctgcatactagtccaaggggcatgtcccacaaaagccttcacttaccaggaaacagggacagaggggaggacatcctattgggactctagatgagagaagcatgggagaatagcaaagtagaaggatccagagggtcctagaaacctacaagtagaacattatgataggcagatttgggcccaggggtcctgctcaaactaaggcaccaggcaaggacaatataggcgataaactttaaaacccctacccagatctagccaatgggcagaacattctccacagttgagtggagagtgggatatgactctctcacgtactctggtgcctcacatttgactatgtcccctggagggggagacctggtggcactcagaggaaggacagcagggtacTGAGAAgggacttgacaccctatgagcatatacagggggaggaaatccccctcaggaacagtcagaggggagggcaataaggggaaaatgggagggagggaagaatgggaggatacaagggatgggataaccattgagatgtaacaagaataaattaataaaaaaaattaaaaaaaaaaaaaaaaaaaaaaaaaaaaaaaggccagaatGGCCAGAAAACGAAGCCTGGAGAAGGTGTCCAGAAACAGCAGGAAGGACAGTaaaacagcagtcccagtgaccaaagaaaaaggaaaccagcATAAGATGGCCTCCAATATTCCCTAGAGACACAGTAATTTCTGTCATTTAGCAAAATTCTCTTTAAATTCTCATTACTGTGTAGTTAACTGAGTTTcacatcttctctttctctctagcaCACTTTCccaggtgtgtgcatgccacgATTTTCTCTACAACACATCTACACATAGAAGCAAGTGTGCTTTCTGTCCTGCTAGaatttctctcatttttagaTTAGTTTATCATGTTCCTCAGTTGTCCTCTTATTCACTCTCCCATTAttattcttctccttctcttcagtctctcttaacctctctcttttcttcttctctctcttctaccttcctgttttaatgtatttgtttctttactCTGAGACATtgattctctctgtagcccaggctgacctggaatccACTATGCAACCCAAGTTGGCCTCACATTCATTGATCttatctgcctcagcctcttcaatGCTTTCACAGGCACAGGCCACCAAGTCcaaaaatataatgtattttagtGAGACTACTGTGTCATGAGGGTATCAGGCACGTGTCATGTTTGAACCATTTGATGTCTAAAGtccttctttttgtttcagaGAATGAGCAATGATTCTCAGAGGAGTAAACCACATGGTCCTTCCTTTCTCAAGTCCGAAGCACCAATAAAATCATCAGCATAAACACCTtggctcctgttttctttctagcATTATGTTTTCTCCATCCTGACCTGTGCTCTGGCATTTCAAACACACTTAGACATCACGGATTTGGTGTTGACTTAACATGTATTTGAAAGCAAAGGATAATGTTCTTTTAATCAGTAACCAAGTTATCAATATACAAGCTTTTCCATGGTTCAAACAGAAATTTACCTTGTAAGCTTCTCTGACAATATTTAATGCTCAATTGTCATCCCAACCCACCTCCTATATTACTGTGTATCTTGTGTTTAAGAGTCTCCATGAACAGCATAAGCAAGTGGAAAAGCCCACATCAGTTTTCCTTATGGCTTTCAGAAAGAATAAACCCTACTTAACAATTCATAATTCTAGAACACAGAACTATAGCAGAAAACACATAGCATATTTTTTGTTGTGGAAACATCTACTTCTCCCCTTCATTTTGAATGCTATAAACAAAGCACTTTAGAAAAATTTAGGAGAGGAAATTCACTTGCAAGAGGATTTTAATGAAttagaagagggggaagaaaacattttatctccCATTCTACTTCCCAAGATTTTgagtggaagaaggaagagaaggaaggaaggtgagagagaggggagagagagggagagagagagagagagagagagagagagagagagagagagagagagagagagagagagagagagaaggagagatgcaGGAGGGGGAGATTGAGAATGAGAGCCaagacaggcagagagcaggagagacaaatacacacacacacacacacacacacacacacacacacacacagagagagagagagagagagagagagacagagagagacagagagagagagagagtcagacatacagacagacaagacagagagagagagagacagagagatatttGACTTCTGGCAAACTGGTGGGCTCTCATAATTTTCATTTCAGTGGCTTCAATTGCACAATCTTGTCTTATAGGGTTTTCTTCAAACTTAGTAAAAAATTTcaactccattttatttttgttgataaaAGCAAACTCTCagtttcattgtattttctactgtgtttatgttttctcattttctattttaagactTTTTGCTTTGatagtgttttgtattttgaatttaggatttttgtctattttctctctaaatgttTTAGTACAGAGGTTAAATCCTTTCTCTAAGGGAGCTGTAGACCTTAGAACCCCTTAGCAAAAATGACTCCATAGTGGAAGAACCACTGTGGCTATGAAACAGCACATGGACTGAACCAcctgcaaaaataaaaagaaaggcctAATCCATCAGTGTCTATAGTTCTTGGAaagtccttgaacttgcttttgTAGTTGTAGTTCAGTGTCTGGCTTACTGTTTTTGTTAACGGAAGAATATCAACTCCAGACATAGATTTTTGTTCTTAAAAGCTTACCCTGAGAAATGCTTGGGTTTTCACGCAGACCCTGTGCACTTAATATAGTCACCCACCAGCTCATAAAGGCTTTCTATTGCCTTAAACCTGTATCCAAGTAGTCTTCTCTTGTAAAAACCCCATAACACTTTCtttcataaaatttatatatttatcacaaAGCTCACTTTGTATTCCTTTTCTGAATCAAGATGCTATATTCTATCTCTGATCCACCTCATTCAGAAGTGGGTTACTAATGCCTCACCGCTATGCAGAAATCAGTCTTCTCAGATTTGTTAAGATTTGTTTCATGTCATAACATGGCATCTGTTTCTTTTGGTTTCCACTTGCATGAAACATGTGTCcattttttctatctttcaaACTTGGTGTGTCCAtaaatctaaatatattttatttaactttattttttatagccAGCAAATGCTAAGATCTGattgtttttaataattcatttagtCTTCTAATTCATTTTTTCACAGAGAATTTAATATacttaaataattaagaaaattttatgtCTGAAAAGCCAGCATAGACAAGTGAATGAAtctttaagaaatataatttgGGAATATTATGTGTTTAAGAAAATCTTAGAGCTCCGTGGGTCCTTCTAACCTGATATAAACATGTGATTTAAGGCCTAGATGTGTTTTGACTTTTGCTTTTTGCTGCCTCCCTTTGTCACTGCTTTCAATTGCCCTGAGTATCCCTCCAAGCTGCATTTATGAACTGAGTTTTTACTTTAGATGGTtacagtaattctttttttttaaaattttttattaatttattcttgttacatctcaatggttatcccatcccttgtatccttccattcctctgtccctcccatttttcccttattcccctcccctatgactgttcctgagggggatttcctccccctgtatatgctcatagggtatcaagtctcttcttggtaacctgctatccttccattgagtgccaccaggtttccccctccaggggacatggacaaatagcccaaggggcatgtcccacgaaagccttcacttaccaggaaactgggacagaggggaggacatcctattgggactctagatgggagaagcatgggagaatagcaaagtagaaggatccagagggtcctagaaacctacaagtagaacattatgagaggcagatttgggcccagaggtcccgctcaaactaaggcaccaggcaaggacaatacaggtgataaactttaaacccctacccagatctagccaatgggcagaacattctccacagttgagtggagagtggggtatggtTACAGTAATTCTTTCTCTGAGCATTAGAATACTCATataccttaaattatttttaacaagctTAAAGCCAGAAACAATTGAGGATTCAAAAGTAgatagaaaatagaaggaaaagagaaccccttctttatatattctgtgtTCTAAGAGGAGGGATCAAAAATTGATAGTTCATTTGAGAAATTTACATGCTAATCAAGACTAACGTACAAATTAAGACAATTTATAACAATATAAGGATATGCAAATAATGATATATGGCATAACTTAAGGAGTAAACTCACAAATTTTTCCTGAATAAGTGAACCAagacagtttctaaatgttgagaaattccagttTTAATTAGAGTCCTATGTGGAATAATCTGAAATGCTCGACAaattgggattagaagctttcttcaaaggtgtcctgaCAGCTGTCTTGTTCGGATGAGGAACAGTAATGAAGCACTTGATGCTGGAACTTGAAGGATGATAgaagatgtcagtgtccagcatgcctggaggaatgaatcctgtcaggtctgatccaatgtcagtgtccagttcttttgttctgaaaacctatagtttctcacaagcattatacagtcctaaatcTATAAATGTATAAGATGTGCATGCTACACAGAACAATtcaggctggttctctgctctttgtatgagcagaaaaaagacatttgtaaatcttcattcatgccatatgaaggatggcatgtaataataattcatagggattctgtagccaacaagatgCATTGTGTATGCCTAGCCATCCATGTTTCAGCCACTCTCAGTGCTTTTCCCATATAATGGGATTACAAATGCTATTTTTAGGTTGCTTAACcttttccacaattttatttgggcccctaaaaaggtattatttgttccaaatcatccagaagaaaccttaagagaaagatgcAGCATTTATGTTAAAAGAGATTGGTaggttttttggttgctttcttgggctatagagggttatttttaatgtgagttggttgtaagttattgttcttatttagagagaaatcaAGGTTTGACCCAgggctgtctctcttttccttattcttccattctcagttggagataggggttgagaagaaagaagaaggaatatagaaatatatagggaagacagaacaaaaagtagattagtgaatctactccttaacttaatgcTTTatttgtcactcacaaggttatttttaattcactggtatagaattctgtagatagatacaaaataagtttcatTTTAGGTACAGTGgtaaagaattcaaatgtaagattattcttcacacacattatatatatttctattctaatatgaggtattgtaccaaCGTAACTCAATTATTATACAAGGTTTACATCAAATACTTTGAATGTGCTATTCCAGGCTTTTTAGAATAAATaacttatacaagttaattgttagttggtcaaatcatggtcatatcaattgctagtgtatttttatcacaagaatatacatcttaagttcaacagatagatatgtttctatagaaagataaggtaaaatagttagacaaggacttcaaaaacctcagagacaacagaatatggcatttaaaagtgtttttttaaaattatttaaagatgcGTTGATAGGGAGGcagcttaactcctggcaacacccagcccacctcaaagaggatgatgaacatcaaaaacCTCCCTAGGAAGATGACATCAAAGgttgcaaacaagccactgggcataatgtcctcttttctcccacagacagaattcttcctaggAAAGGGCTAGCTTGGATGCAgccagagtcaatggccaaactctgccaagacagggtaagcaagtcctcaatagttcctgtctcccCAACACATCTGtctgatatattgggccagaaggctgaagatgatgttacAGGGTTATAGAGAGATTTGTGTGacgttcaggcagcaaactctctctgtcatcttctcatttgagaagctgctaacctgcaccccctgtatagtTGGGCAATTGActattttttctcaagtctctgatggggttgaagaccagatagtttagtttttcaattaagcttacttgtttagggattaagatctttttaggtctagatagaggttttatgttgataatgatagatattgatttactttcagaaatgTAGAAGAACAATatcagaaagatgttttcctcaaggctgccaaatacaaatagcgaaaacactaagaatgtaacatttatacaattcctcattgttttgtggttcttcttgctgtaggtagtttattgtctatatgtataacaatataaatgtatatgtaaaatatttaacgaaaattacaagaaaagaaaatggagagagagagagagagagagagagagagagagagagagagagagagagagagagagagagaaccaagacACTAAACTGCAGAGATGGGTCAGAGTTTGtgagaatttcttgtttttgcagaggacccagtttcgtTTTCCAGTGGctaaccatttgtaactccagttctaggcaTTCAATGACACTGATGATCCTGTTGGAATTCCAGGGCTCCACTGACATGGatatggcacacagacacacatgccggCAAAATTCCCATAGGCAGAAATCAACTTAATAAAAATGGACCAACTGAAATCTAATCTTCAAAACTTCCCATGGAAATATAATCTAcaccttaaattattttctttaaacattagTGTGATAAAGGTACCTGCTTTGCAAGATTTTCAGAGTTAGGTCAGTAATTGAATAACTCCGAAGACACAGTACTTTGTCCATATAAACAGGGGTCCTGAGggttaattataaaatatgatcATTCTGAATGTTGGGCATAAGAACACTGAAGCAAGGCCACAACTTCCACTAATTCCAAACAAACCAATTGTTTATGAAAGCATAATATTTGGAAGGAAGGCCTGTAATTAAAGAATTATAGTGCAGGACATAAACTTATAGGAAAAATTGAACTAAAGGTTTAG encodes the following:
- the LOC127197710 gene encoding mesenchyme-specific cell surface glycoprotein-like produces the protein MPASRMFLILLSIALLSLTSAQRDSAEKDGIKNHIREELSQNGNMPMMSRKGNNGQSGNRGPGGEILRGQGPQSGNQQASRGQGKGGQGGRGQEKGGQGGRGQRKGGQGGRGQRKGGQGGQRGKRGQNGQKTKPGEGVQKQQEGQ